Proteins from one Mercurialis annua linkage group LG7, ddMerAnnu1.2, whole genome shotgun sequence genomic window:
- the LOC126655343 gene encoding linamarin synthase 2-like, translated as MGSVGDTKPHAVCIPFPAQGHVNPMMQLAKLLHSTGFYVTFVNTEFNHTRLIRSRGPDSVKGLLDFRFETIPDGLPPSDTFDATQDVAPLCDSTRKNCLAPFKELLGKLNSKSSSEAPPVSCIVSDGIMSFCIKAAAELNIPQVQFWTASACSYMAYLHYCELEKRGIMPYKVKDFLDNAMSHTPIDWIPGMTDIRLKDMPTFINTSNDEIMYDFLGSEAQNCLNSPAIIFNTFDEFEYEVLEAIIADKFLGKIYTIGPLNLLARHISDNESKSFASSLWKEDSNCLEWLDKKEANSVVYVNYGSITTMSEKHLKEFAWGLANSKYPFLWITRKDIVKGDSASLPQEFFEEIKDRGLIASWCQQDQVLAHPSVGVFLTHCGWNSTMEAVSHGVPIICWPFFADQQTNCRYACTKWETGIEVNHDVKRDEIEGLVTEMMEGDDGKKKKQKALEWKRKAEEATIKGGSSYNKFNRFIKEALHSDLQLAD; from the exons ATGGGTTCTGTTGGAGACACAAAACCTCATGCAGTATGCATTCCATTTCCAGCACAAGGCCATGTTAACCCTATGATGCAACTAGCCAAGCTTTTGCACTCGACAGGCTTTTACGTAACCTTTGTCAACACGGAATTCAATCATACTCGACTAATCCGGTCTAGAGGACCGGATTCTGTCAAGGGTCTGCTTGATTTCCGATTTGAGACTATACCGGACGGGTTGCCACCGTCAGACACTTTTGATGCAACACAAGATGTTGCACCCTTGTGTGATTCAACAAGAAAGAATTGTTTGGCTCCATTTAAAGAACTACTCGGCAAGTTAAATTCAAAATCGTCATCTGAAGCGCCTCCGGTTAGCTGCATAGTCTCAGATGGAATTATGAGTTTTTGCATAAAAGCTGCTGCGGAATTGAACATTCCACAGGTTCAGTTTTGGACTGCCTCAGCTTGCAGCTACATGGCCTATTTACACTACTGTGAACTCGAAAAAAGAGGAATCATGCCATATAAAG TTAAAGATTTTCTGGACAATGCCATGAGTCATACCCCGATTGATTGGATCCCTGGCATGACCGACATTCGACTGAAGGATATGCCAACGTTCATCAACACTTCAAACGATGAAATAATGTATGATTTCTTGGGATCAGAAGCACAGAACTGCTTGAACTCTCCTGCAATTATCTTCAACACATTTGATGAGTTTGAATATGAAGTTTTAGAAGCTATAATTGCTGATAAGTTCCTTGGAAAAATTTACACAATAGGTCCACTTAACTTGCTTGCAAGGCACATATCAGATAATGAATCCAAATCATTTGCATCAAGTTTATGGAAAGAAGACTCAAACTGTCTAGAATGGCTTGATAAAAAAGAAGCCAACTCCGTTGTGTACGTAAACTATGGAAGCATAACTACAATGTCCGAGAAACACTTGAAAGAATTTGCATGGGGTCTTGCAAACAGCAAATACCCGTTTTTATGGATAACCAGGAAAGATATAGTAAAGGGAGATTCTGCAAGTTTGCCCCAAGAATTTTTCGAGGAGATCAAGGACAGAGGACTGATAGCAAGTTGGTGTCAACAAGATCAAGTGCTAGCACATCCATCAGTTGGTGTTTTCTTGACACATTGTGGATGGAATTCTACAATGGAAGCTGTTAGTCATGGTGTGCCTATAATTTGCTGGCCATTTTTCGCTGACCAACAGACCAACTGTCGATATGCGTGCACTAAATGGGAAACCGGTATAGAGGTTAATCATGATGTGAAGAGGGATGAAATTGAAGGTCTCGTTACGGAAATGATGGAAGGGGATgatggaaagaaaaagaagcAAAAGGCATTAGAATGGAAAAGAAAAGCAGAAGAAGCAACAATTAAAGGAGGATCATCTTACAATAAGTTCAATAGATTCATTAAAGAGGCTCTTCATAGTGATTTGCAATTAGCagattaa
- the LOC126655345 gene encoding cyanate hydratase isoform X1, which yields MAETSKSAVANSILAVKQKSGKSYSQIAEETGLTNVYVAQLLRGQAQLKPETAPKLRAALPDLTDELIKEMMKPPMRFYDPNLLQEPTVYRLNEAVMHFGESIKEIINEEYGDGIMSAIDFYCSVNKVKGVDGKDRVVVTFDGKYLPYSEQKIEHMTSLPRFNEKK from the exons ATGGCAGAGACTAGCAAATCAGCCGTAGCAAACAGCATACTGGCCGTGAAACAGAAGTCCGGCAAGAGCTACAGTCAGATAGCGGAGGAGACTGGCCTCACAAACGTGTACGTGGCGCAGTTACTGAGAGGCCAAGCCCAACTCAAGCCTGAAACCGCCCCTAAGCTCCGAGCAGCACTGCCGGATCTAACCGATGAGCTTATTAAGGAGATGATGAAACCACCCATGAGATTCTACGACCCGAACTTGCTCCAAGAACCAACTGTTTACAG GTTGAATGAAGCAGTTATGCATTTTGGTGAAAGCATTAAAGAAATTATCAATGAAGAGTATGGTGATGGCAT TATGTCGGCCATAGATTTCTACTGCTCTGTTAACAAAGTGAAAGGGGTGGATGGAAAGGATCGTGTGGTTGTGACATTTGATGGCAAGTATTTGCCTTACTCGGAGCAG AAAATAGAGCACATGACTTCGCTACCAAGGTttaatgaaaagaaataa
- the LOC126655345 gene encoding cyanate hydratase isoform X2, translating into MAETSKSAVANSILAVKQKSGKSYSQIAEETGLTNVYVAQLLRGQAQLKPETAPKLRAALPDLTDELIKEMMKPPMRFYDPNLLQEPTVYRLNEAVMHFGESIKEIINEEYGDGIMSAIDFYCSVNKVKGVDGKDRVVVTFDGKYLPYSEQKTEHMTSLMKKSKS; encoded by the exons ATGGCAGAGACTAGCAAATCAGCCGTAGCAAACAGCATACTGGCCGTGAAACAGAAGTCCGGCAAGAGCTACAGTCAGATAGCGGAGGAGACTGGCCTCACAAACGTGTACGTGGCGCAGTTACTGAGAGGCCAAGCCCAACTCAAGCCTGAAACCGCCCCTAAGCTCCGAGCAGCACTGCCGGATCTAACCGATGAGCTTATTAAGGAGATGATGAAACCACCCATGAGATTCTACGACCCGAACTTGCTCCAAGAACCAACTGTTTACAG GTTGAATGAAGCAGTTATGCATTTTGGTGAAAGCATTAAAGAAATTATCAATGAAGAGTATGGTGATGGCAT TATGTCGGCCATAGATTTCTACTGCTCTGTTAACAAAGTGAAAGGGGTGGATGGAAAGGATCGTGTGGTTGTGACATTTGATGGCAAGTATTTGCCTTACTCGGAGCAG
- the LOC126655847 gene encoding multiple organellar RNA editing factor 2, chloroplastic, translating to MAQTLARSFTRHLTFSFLLPKRLLSTSTAIVTQPPSPQSLFLSRRSLLPLSHAVPSIKPTRFTTIRCRVNRSGNSTYSPLNSGSNFSDRPPNEMAPLFPGCDYEHWLIVMDKPGGEGAAKQQMIDCYIQTLAKVVGSEEEAKKKIYNVSCERYFGFGCEIDEETSNKLEGLPGVLFVLPDSYVDPENKDYGAELFVNGEIVQRSPERQRRVEPQPQRANDRPRYNDRTRYVRRRENMR from the exons ATGGCCCAAACCCTAGCTCGCTCCTTCACCCGCCACCTCACCTTCTCCTTCCTCCTCCCGAAGCGCCTCCTCTCCACCTCCACCGCCATCGTAACTCAACCACCTTCTCCTCAGTCCCTTTTCCTTTCTCGCCGCTCACTGCTTCCTCTTTCTCATGCCGTCCCTTCAATCAAACCGACCCGTTTCACTACCATTCGATGCCGGGTCAACCGTTCCGGTAACTCGACTTACTCGCCGTTGAACTCAGGGTCAAACTTCAGTGACCGTCCGCCGAATGAAATGGCCCCGCTTTTTCCGGGATGTGATTATGAGCATTGGCTTATTGTTATGGACAAGCCTGGCGGTGAAGGAGCTGCTAAGCAGCAAATGATTGATTGTTATATTCAAACTTTAGCTAAAGTTGTTGGCAG TGAGGAGGAAGCCAAGAAGAAGATTTATAATGTGTCTTGTGAGAGATATTTTGGATTTGGCTGTGAGATTGATGAGGAGACATCAAACAAGCTTGAAG GTTTGCCCGGTGTTCTTTTCGTTCTACCTGATTCTTATGTCGATCCCGAAAACAAGGACTATGGTG CTGAGTTGTTTGTGAATGGGGAGATAGTTCAAAGATCACCTGAAAGGCAGAGAAGGGTGGAACCACAGCCACAGAGAGCTAATGATAGACCAAGATACAATGATAGAACCAGATATGTGCGTCGCAGAGAAAATATGCGGTAA
- the LOC126655844 gene encoding linamarin synthase 1-like: MSSQSLVQKKGHIVLVPFPAQGHINPFMQLAKLLHSTGFYVTFVNTEFNHARLLRSKGPDFFTDLSDFRFEAIPDGLPPSDRDATQEVWALCDSLRNNCFDPFRNLLAKLNLNPELGRVSCIISDGVMGFATKIAQEFGIPDVQFWTASACGFMGYLQFNELIHRGIVPFKDTNFTNDGTLETPIDWIEGMSNMKLKDIPSFIRTTNPDDIMLNFLKDEAENCLKASKIVFNTFDELEHEALNAIRAKIPHMYNIGPLCMLENHIPSSRKQSTSDLKLNLWKEDFRCLDWLDKRNPGSVMYVNYGSITVMSEEDFKEFAWGLANSNHPFLWIVRADGVRGDSEILPEEYYEEIKERGLIANWCRQDQVLSHPSIGAFLTHCGWNSTLESLSNGVPLLCWPFFGEQPTNCRYSCTTWGIGMEIDGEIKRSEIEKLVKEMMETEKGKVVKENALEWKRKAEIATKIGGSSYQDFNRFIQEILL; encoded by the exons ATGTCAAGCCAATCTCTAGTCCAAAAAAAAGGCCATATTGTGCTAGTTCCATTTCCAGCACAGGGCCATATTAACCCCTTTATGCAGCTAGCCAAGCTCTTACACTCAACAGGCTTCTACGTAACTTTCGTCAACACCGAATTTAACCATGCTCGTCTCCTCCGGTCTAAAGGCCCGGATTTCTTCACCGACTTGTCGGACTTTCGGTTTGAGGCTATACCCGATGGGCTACCGCCATCAGACCGGGACGCCACCCAAGAAGTTTGGGCCCTATGTGATTCGCTCCGGAACAATTGCTTTGatccttttagaaatttattggCTAAGCTGAATTTAAACCCGGAATTGGGTCGAGTTAGTTGTATAATCTCTGATGGTGTTATGGGTTTTGCAACGAAGATTGCGCAAGAATTTGGGATTCCTGATGTTCAATTTTGGACTGCCTCAGCTTGTGGTTTCATGGGGTATTTGCAGTTTAATGAACTCATCCATAGAGGCATAGTTCCTTTCAAAg atacaaactttacaaatgaTGGCACTCTTGAAACTCCAATTGATTGGATTGAAGGTATGAGCAACATGAAACTCAAAGACATACCATCCTTCATCAGAACAACCAATCCCGACGATATCATGTTAAATTTCTTGAAAGACGAGGCCGAAAACTGCTTAAAAGCATCGAAAATCGTCTTCAACACATTTGATGAACTTGAACATGAAGCTTTAAACGCAATTAGGGCAAAAATTCCTCATATGTACAACATAGGACCACTTTGCATGCTAGAAAATCACATTCCTTCTTCGCGTAAACAATCCACGTCGGATTTGAAGCTAAATTTATGGAAAGAAGATTTCAGATGTCTTGACTGGCTTGACAAAAGAAACCCTGGATCAGTTATGTACGTAAATTATGGTTCTATTACAGTTATGTCAGAGGAGGACTTCAAAGAATTTGCATGGGGTCTTGCTAATAGTAACCATCCATTCTTGTGGATAGTCAGAGCGGACGGAGTGAGAGGCGATTCTGAAATCCTGCCCGAAGAGTATTATGAGGAGATTAAAGAAAGAGGACTTATAGCAAATTGGTGTCGTCAAGATCAAGTGCTATCTCATCCTTCAATTGGAGCGTTTCTAACGCATTGTGGATGGAATTCGACGTTGGAAAGCTTATCTAATGGTGTTCCTCTTCTCTGCTGGCCGTTCTTTGGTGAGCAACCGACGAATTGTCGGTATTCGTGCACGACCTGGGGGATTGGTATGGAAATTGATGGAGAGATTAAGCGCAGTGAAATTGAAAAGCTTGTTAAGGAAATGATGGAGACTGAAAAGGGAAAGGTGGTGAAGGAAAATGCTTTAGAATGGAAGAGAAAAGCAGAAATAGCAACTAAAATTGGAGGATCATCTTACCAAGATTTTAACAGATTTATCCAGGAGATTCTACTTTGA